The Salirhabdus salicampi DNA segment AACCCTGGCCAAATTCATAGCCTAATGAAACCATTTCTTCAACAACTTCATGGTGAACGAGCATATGCGCTCGAAACTTATGATTTTCGTTAATACTTTGTTGAAAAGCTTTAAACGTCCTTTCAAAGCTTCCATAATGGTTTAAATCTTCATTATGTCCCCCTACAAGGCCGTTCTGAATTAAGTCATCAACTGCAACATTAATCGCTCGTACGATATGACGATCCGAGACAGAAGGCATTGCGTCTTTAATCAACTGTTGTGCTTGATCATGAAAATACCCTGTTAACTCACCGTCATCGTCTCGTTCTATTAACCCACCATCCGGAGAAGATGTAGTGGGTGAGACACCTGCTAATTCCATTGCTTTACTGTTGGCTATTAGAGCGTGCCGACAGACCCTTGTGAGGACAACCGGACGGTCATTGATTACTTCATCAATTTCACGACAATGAAGAACAGTTGGATCTTGCCACATATTTTCATTAAACCCTTCACCAATTACCCATTCATCTTCTTCTAGGGTTTCGGAAATCTTTTTAATTTCTTTTAGTACTTCTTTCTTCGAAGTTGCTTTACTTAAATCTAATCTTAAAAGTTTTTCCCCATGTCCAATAATATGTAAATGGCTATCCGTGAAACCTGGGTACATGACTTTCCCATTTAAATTCACTTCTTCTCTTATTTGTTGAGCATATTTATGTTTTAGTTCCTTTTTGGTACCAACATCCAAAATTTTGCCATTATTAGTATATACTGCATCAACTTGATGTCCTTCCTTCACCATTGTATAAATGGTTCCCCCATACCAAAGTTTACCCATACTCTTCTCCTCCTTACCACTTTAACGTACTATAGTATTTATTTAAATCAAAAGGGCAGTATGAAAACTGCCCTTTTTTATAAAGCAATCAATATTTGATTTTTACTGAGATTGTCCACCATTAATTTGGGACTGTGCTAGTGAAACAAGACGTTTAGTAATTTCACCACCAACAGATCCGTTTGCACGAGAAGTAGTGTCAGCTCCTAAGTTAACACCAAACTCCTGTGCGATTTCAGTTTTCATTTGGTTGATCGCTTG contains these protein-coding regions:
- a CDS encoding alpha/beta-type small acid-soluble spore protein, whose product is MASQGGSRNTNQLLVPGADQAINQMKTEIAQEFGVNLGADTTSRANGSVGGEITKRLVSLAQSQINGGQSQ
- a CDS encoding amidohydrolase, which codes for MGKLWYGGTIYTMVKEGHQVDAVYTNNGKILDVGTKKELKHKYAQQIREEVNLNGKVMYPGFTDSHLHIIGHGEKLLRLDLSKATSKKEVLKEIKKISETLEEDEWVIGEGFNENMWQDPTVLHCREIDEVINDRPVVLTRVCRHALIANSKAMELAGVSPTTSSPDGGLIERDDDGELTGYFHDQAQQLIKDAMPSVSDRHIVRAINVAVDDLIQNGLVGGHNEDLNHYGSFERTFKAFQQSINENHKFRAHMLVHHEVVEEMVSLGYEFGQGSQWLRLGAMKIFTDGALGGRTAWLKQPYEDDPATYGVAIHSGDDLETLIKKARRYNMPVAVHAIGDAALEQVVHYITEHPVPQGEKDRLIHGQMLTEEIYEKIAQLPVIIDIQPTFVSSDFPWVIERIGEDRLKHAYPWKSLLQHGIICAGGSDAPIEDINPIKGIDAAVNRVSVHDGKVYGREERLTPFEAVSLYTTGSAAAISKEHEQGKIAPGYVADFTVLSEDLFTVDHKMIKNVTVEMTVIDNTIVFNRENNQG